In Nitrospirota bacterium, one DNA window encodes the following:
- the uvrA gene encoding excinuclease ABC subunit UvrA, producing the protein MHGSWLEIKGIRQNNLKNFDIKIPHDCVIAITGLSGSGKSSLAFDTIFAEGQWRFIESLSTYAKLFLDKLDRPDIDEAENIRPAIALSQRNPVKGSRSTVGTVTEVYDLLRVVFAKIASPVCPTCGSNIVRWDVEKVYEELITNHKDKRAMIMFETGETLASLKERGFYRIYKDGETLDIFEITEDAERHEVVLDRLIIADDPRLFESLELAWKEGDGRIKIMSPGGDTFTYSDKHSCDSCGRVLPEPMPILFSFNHPVGACPECKGFGNVLINDPSLIIPDMSLSLSEGAIEPFEKPAFQWWKNQLLKNAAKNGIDVRKPLQEFSTEEREIIFKGSSGFYGINDFFEALSEKRYKLHVRVFLSKYRVAEVCPKCRGTRLKEEVLAYKVGGKSLADMNAMTVNELHEFFKTPTLTEHERAVIHEAHRHILAKLSVMVNMRLGYLTLERQTMTLSGGEYQRVNLANQLSCRLAGTLYVLDEPTVGLHSRDNGRIMEIIKELSALGNTVIVVEHDPEIIAASDWVIELGPGGGKNGGEIVFSGTIGDFKNSDTITAKYLSGKAQMRKRLKRQPSGFIEITGAKGHNLNSVNLTIPVNTLTVATGVSGSGKSSLIVETLYRAAAKQLKNTANEEKPLPFDSILGVDKLHGVCLVDQSPIGRTPRSNPATYMKFFDNIRKIFSEQPEAKIYGYTPGFFSFNVKGGRCEHCKGEGFEKLEMYFFEDLYVKCPQCKGMRYSEEALRIKYRGLNINEVLGLTVDEALGVFNDDAAVVRKLQLLKDIGLGYLQIGQAATTLSGGEAQRLKICAELGTPGPDGILYVLDEPTIGLHMHDVTALMSFLNRLVSANNTVVVIEHNMDVVQGSDWVIDLGPEGGYDGGNIVFEGTPEELIGFKGSHTGESLCKYINKYTY; encoded by the coding sequence ATGCACGGCAGTTGGCTTGAAATAAAAGGGATAAGACAGAATAACCTTAAAAACTTTGACATTAAAATCCCGCATGATTGTGTAATTGCGATCACGGGGCTTTCAGGCTCCGGAAAGTCCTCGCTTGCGTTTGATACCATTTTTGCCGAAGGGCAGTGGCGGTTTATTGAATCCCTGTCAACGTATGCTAAGCTGTTTTTAGATAAACTTGACAGACCCGATATTGATGAGGCTGAAAACATACGCCCTGCCATTGCATTAAGCCAGAGAAATCCGGTTAAAGGTTCCCGTTCAACTGTGGGCACAGTCACCGAGGTTTATGATCTTTTGAGAGTCGTGTTTGCCAAAATTGCCTCTCCGGTTTGTCCAACCTGTGGTAGTAACATTGTCAGATGGGATGTGGAAAAAGTGTATGAAGAGCTGATAACTAACCACAAAGACAAACGAGCCATGATAATGTTTGAAACCGGCGAAACTCTGGCAAGTCTTAAAGAGCGCGGCTTTTACAGAATCTATAAAGATGGCGAAACACTGGACATATTTGAAATCACTGAGGATGCCGAAAGACATGAGGTTGTCCTGGACAGGCTTATCATTGCTGATGATCCGCGCCTCTTTGAGTCTCTTGAGTTAGCATGGAAAGAGGGTGACGGCAGGATAAAAATTATGTCTCCAGGCGGAGATACATTTACTTACTCAGACAAACACTCCTGTGACAGTTGCGGCAGAGTGCTACCTGAGCCAATGCCAATCCTGTTTTCGTTTAATCACCCGGTGGGGGCGTGCCCTGAGTGTAAGGGGTTTGGCAATGTACTCATAAATGATCCATCGCTGATAATCCCCGATATGTCATTAAGTCTTTCTGAGGGCGCAATCGAGCCGTTTGAAAAACCAGCGTTTCAGTGGTGGAAAAACCAACTCCTGAAAAATGCAGCTAAAAATGGAATTGATGTGAGAAAACCACTTCAGGAATTTAGCACTGAGGAGAGGGAAATTATTTTTAAAGGCAGCAGTGGTTTTTATGGAATCAATGATTTTTTTGAGGCTCTTTCGGAAAAACGGTACAAACTCCATGTGAGGGTGTTCTTAAGTAAATACCGTGTGGCAGAGGTGTGTCCAAAGTGCAGGGGAACTCGGCTGAAAGAAGAGGTGCTGGCTTATAAAGTCGGCGGCAAGAGTCTTGCCGATATGAACGCTATGACTGTTAATGAGTTACACGAGTTTTTTAAAACTCCCACCCTGACCGAACACGAACGAGCTGTCATACATGAGGCTCACAGACACATTTTGGCTAAACTCAGTGTTATGGTTAATATGAGGCTTGGTTACCTGACCCTTGAGCGCCAAACGATGACTCTCTCTGGCGGAGAGTATCAACGGGTCAATCTTGCTAATCAGCTTTCCTGCCGGCTGGCCGGCACTCTTTATGTGCTTGATGAGCCAACGGTGGGACTTCATAGCAGAGACAACGGCCGCATCATGGAAATCATCAAGGAACTTTCAGCACTGGGTAACACGGTGATTGTGGTCGAGCATGACCCTGAAATCATAGCTGCCTCCGACTGGGTTATAGAGCTTGGACCTGGGGGCGGTAAAAATGGTGGTGAGATCGTGTTTTCCGGCACAATCGGTGATTTTAAAAACTCAGATACCATAACGGCAAAGTATCTTTCAGGAAAAGCTCAGATGCGTAAAAGATTAAAAAGACAACCTTCAGGTTTTATAGAAATAACAGGAGCAAAAGGCCATAACCTTAACTCTGTAAATTTGACAATTCCCGTCAATACGCTGACAGTAGCGACAGGCGTATCGGGCTCCGGTAAAAGCTCACTGATTGTGGAAACTCTGTACAGAGCTGCGGCAAAACAGTTAAAAAACACTGCTAATGAAGAAAAACCCCTTCCATTTGACAGCATTTTGGGAGTTGACAAACTACATGGCGTTTGTCTTGTCGATCAATCACCGATAGGGAGAACACCGCGCTCAAATCCCGCTACGTACATGAAGTTTTTTGACAATATCCGAAAAATATTTTCTGAGCAGCCAGAGGCAAAGATTTATGGATATACACCCGGATTTTTCTCTTTTAACGTAAAAGGCGGCAGATGTGAACACTGTAAGGGAGAGGGATTTGAAAAACTGGAGATGTATTTTTTTGAGGATTTATACGTGAAATGCCCACAATGTAAGGGGATGCGGTACTCAGAGGAGGCACTGCGCATAAAATACCGCGGGTTAAACATTAACGAGGTGCTGGGACTTACTGTGGATGAGGCTTTGGGCGTGTTCAATGATGATGCAGCTGTAGTAAGAAAACTTCAACTGCTTAAAGACATAGGTTTAGGTTATCTTCAGATAGGACAGGCAGCAACAACGCTCTCTGGGGGGGAGGCTCAGAGGCTGAAAATATGTGCCGAGCTGGGTACTCCCGGGCCTGATGGGATATTATATGTGTTGGATGAGCCCACAATTGGGCTTCATATGCACGATGTCACAGCGCTCATGTCTTTCCTTAACCGCTTAGTAAGCGCTAATAACACGGTAGTGGTGATAGAGCACAATATGGATGTTGTGCAGGGCTCGGATTGGGTGATAGATCTGGGCCCAGAGGGCGGCTATGATGGCGGTAATATTGTGTTTGAGGGAACACCTGAGGAACTTATTGGCTTTAAAGGTTCACACACAGGTGAGAGTCTTTGCAAGTATATTAATAAATATACTTATTGA
- a CDS encoding GIY-YIG nuclease family protein, which translates to MKQYYVYIMASHKNGTLYTGVTSDLLKRVYEHKSDIVDGFTKKYKVHTLVYYETMNDITVAIEREKQIKRWKRLWKINLIAENNPDWKDISGFLPTQE; encoded by the coding sequence ATGAAGCAATATTACGTATATATAATGGCAAGTCATAAAAATGGGACATTATATACAGGGGTAACCTCTGACTTGCTAAAGCGGGTTTACGAACATAAGAGTGATATTGTTGATGGTTTTACTAAAAAATATAAAGTCCATACTCTTGTCTATTACGAGACAATGAATGATATTACAGTTGCAATAGAAAGAGAAAAGCAAATTAAGAGGTGGAAGCGTCTGTGGAAAATAAATCTTATTGCAGAGAACAATCCTGACTGGAAAGATATTTCTGGATTCCTGCCTACGCAGGAATGA
- a CDS encoding alginate export family protein — MKKFLIMAMIAILTLGFSVTVFAADDEAKSDTATVAKGDTKITIGGEIRFRGVYSSNTSDAIEDGTYRSTYLSFSNVPTGAHYTVNGKGNYTNGTYNVANTQVSNGDDHQAYYDTRVRLSLDAKVSDTVEGFVELETGSNTTDTVVWGANGTGATGTYAAGNAKAGSLYLRQAWIQYAKSGFGVKVGHQPLILGTGLFFDHTKYGDDAIVAFAQPVKNLTIAALTAKFTEGTANLADDADAYVLLASYKSPTFNISGDVTYVDDKAMNVPYVTSTTTINTTTGWPTTTYSSTYGTTVAGYANAIKAHLLNFGLRADGLIGPVTLRGDVELQAGNIDYVIPNMNSSKFQGWAMLAGIDYKVINPVKLTLEFAYGSGDKSNTNDINRFITSQGKDQHYTFIYDYLSPSACSQVTGSDSTTSPYRNNGGLCNTMYLKGGIAADMTKALYGELNLYWLKAAQDVAIMDPYSDGAAPSTDIGWELDAKVEYKISKNLKYWVEGGYLWTGTAYNRVTNQTYGINASTFTAANGYPYTASYDYTRDNIYAIRHGIQLNF, encoded by the coding sequence TTGAAGAAATTCTTAATAATGGCAATGATTGCAATCCTTACGTTAGGATTCAGCGTCACCGTGTTCGCAGCAGATGACGAAGCTAAATCCGATACGGCAACGGTTGCAAAGGGTGACACCAAGATAACTATTGGTGGAGAGATAAGGTTCAGAGGAGTTTACTCATCAAATACTTCTGATGCTATAGAAGACGGGACATACAGGTCAACCTATTTATCTTTCTCTAATGTTCCTACTGGTGCACACTATACTGTTAATGGTAAGGGTAATTACACCAACGGTACATACAACGTGGCAAATACTCAGGTGTCAAACGGTGATGATCATCAGGCATATTATGACACAAGGGTGAGACTAAGTTTGGATGCTAAGGTATCCGACACAGTAGAAGGGTTTGTAGAGCTTGAAACAGGTTCAAACACCACAGATACAGTTGTGTGGGGCGCAAATGGAACAGGCGCCACTGGTACTTACGCGGCGGGTAACGCAAAAGCAGGCAGTCTCTACCTTCGTCAGGCCTGGATTCAGTATGCTAAGAGCGGCTTTGGCGTGAAAGTTGGACATCAGCCTCTTATTCTTGGTACAGGTTTGTTTTTTGACCATACCAAATATGGTGATGATGCTATAGTTGCCTTTGCGCAGCCTGTCAAAAACCTGACAATAGCAGCTTTAACAGCAAAGTTTACCGAAGGCACTGCTAATCTGGCTGATGATGCTGATGCTTATGTATTATTAGCATCGTACAAAAGCCCTACTTTTAATATAAGCGGCGATGTGACTTATGTTGATGATAAGGCAATGAATGTTCCTTATGTTACATCAACAACAACGATCAACACTACTACTGGCTGGCCTACCACCACTTACTCTTCTACATATGGAACTACAGTTGCTGGCTATGCCAACGCAATAAAGGCTCATCTGTTGAATTTTGGTCTGCGCGCTGATGGTTTAATCGGACCGGTAACACTTAGAGGCGATGTCGAGTTACAGGCTGGTAATATTGATTATGTAATTCCAAACATGAACAGCTCTAAATTTCAGGGTTGGGCAATGTTAGCAGGTATTGACTACAAGGTAATTAATCCTGTTAAATTAACTCTTGAATTTGCTTATGGCAGTGGTGATAAATCCAACACAAACGATATTAACAGGTTCATTACCTCACAGGGTAAAGACCAGCATTACACTTTTATATATGATTATTTGTCACCAAGTGCTTGCTCACAAGTCACCGGCTCCGACAGTACAACCTCCCCTTATCGAAACAATGGCGGTCTGTGTAACACCATGTATTTAAAGGGTGGAATAGCAGCAGACATGACGAAAGCACTCTATGGCGAGTTAAATTTATACTGGCTTAAAGCAGCTCAGGATGTTGCAATAATGGATCCTTACAGCGATGGCGCAGCTCCCTCCACCGATATCGGTTGGGAACTTGATGCTAAGGTTGAATACAAGATCTCAAAGAACCTCAAGTATTGGGTAGAGGGTGGTTATCTCTGGACAGGAACAGCCTACAACAGAGTAACAAACCAAACGTACGGTATTAATGCCAGTACCTTCACAGCAGCAAATGGCTATCCTTATACTGCCAGCTATGATTACACAAGAGACAATATATACGCAATCAGGCATGGCATACAGTTGAACTTCTAA
- the recN gene encoding DNA repair protein RecN: MLKELIIRNFAIVDNIRLEFTGGVNVLTGETGAGKSIIVDALGIILGGKAAAALIKTGANEAAVEAFFDVNENEAATRFGIDLSDGLIIRRVISSGGKNRVYINGSMVNLQNLQEIGESLLDIHGQHEHQSLMSRARQMRLVDSFGKIEEDVRKYKEQLSVYRSLAQERDILSENLRQRNQRIDVLRYQIEEIEAAAIKNGEKESLTKELTMLSNLTAIKELSESSYEILNSGDFSVNDRLSLVSENLMRLQSLDEHGAELYNMAKEALSYINELCIVLRGYKENVDLTGGKLDEVETRLELIKKIEKKYGDGAVEIYKFRDEAQCELDSLLNAEERLESVEAEIDSTRVALTNAAYSVSEKRKTAASALTEDVNISLRELAFKNPKFEIKVDSGTADNDTLKFLNDGADTIEFLFSANPGEPLKPIQKVASGGELSRLMLALKSAASDCDDIGVLVFDEVDAGIGGETADAVGEKLKKLSAKHQVFCITHLPQIASKADNHAKIIKDDAGTAVNIEVQQLTGEARVNELARMLSGAITDISLEHARELLAKNLQPLNSLRQTAT; the protein is encoded by the coding sequence GTGCTAAAAGAGTTAATCATCAGAAATTTTGCCATAGTGGACAATATAAGGCTTGAGTTCACAGGGGGAGTTAATGTGTTGACCGGTGAGACAGGGGCCGGTAAGTCCATAATTGTGGATGCGTTAGGGATTATTTTAGGAGGAAAGGCGGCAGCGGCATTGATAAAGACAGGGGCAAATGAGGCTGCGGTTGAGGCCTTTTTTGATGTTAACGAAAATGAAGCGGCAACCCGGTTCGGTATTGATCTCAGCGATGGGCTTATCATAAGAAGGGTCATCTCTTCTGGCGGTAAAAATCGTGTTTATATAAATGGCAGTATGGTTAATCTGCAAAATCTGCAGGAAATCGGGGAGTCGCTGCTTGACATTCACGGTCAGCACGAACACCAGAGCCTTATGTCCAGAGCAAGGCAAATGCGTCTTGTGGATTCCTTTGGTAAAATTGAGGAGGATGTGCGCAAATACAAGGAGCAGCTCTCTGTTTACCGCTCTTTAGCACAAGAGAGGGATATACTTTCAGAAAATCTCAGACAGCGGAATCAGCGCATAGACGTGCTGCGGTATCAGATAGAGGAGATAGAAGCCGCTGCCATAAAAAATGGCGAAAAGGAATCTCTGACAAAAGAGCTTACAATGCTTTCAAACCTTACAGCCATTAAAGAGCTCAGTGAAAGCTCCTATGAAATTCTAAATTCCGGGGATTTTTCGGTAAACGACAGGCTTTCTTTAGTATCAGAAAACCTGATGCGTCTTCAATCTCTGGATGAGCACGGAGCGGAGCTCTACAACATGGCTAAGGAGGCGCTGTCATACATCAACGAGCTTTGCATAGTGCTGAGGGGTTATAAGGAAAACGTGGATTTGACCGGTGGGAAACTTGATGAGGTAGAGACCCGGCTTGAACTTATAAAAAAAATCGAAAAAAAATATGGCGACGGCGCAGTGGAGATTTACAAATTCAGAGATGAAGCGCAGTGTGAGCTGGACTCTTTGTTAAACGCAGAGGAGCGGCTTGAAAGCGTAGAGGCCGAGATTGACTCAACACGTGTAGCCCTTACAAATGCGGCTTACAGCGTTTCAGAAAAGAGAAAAACCGCCGCTTCTGCCCTTACCGAAGATGTGAACATATCCTTGCGGGAGCTTGCTTTTAAAAACCCAAAGTTTGAAATTAAAGTTGACAGCGGCACAGCAGATAATGATACGCTTAAGTTTCTTAACGACGGAGCAGACACGATAGAGTTTCTGTTTAGCGCAAACCCAGGCGAGCCGCTTAAACCTATTCAGAAGGTGGCCTCAGGCGGTGAGCTCTCAAGGTTGATGCTTGCGCTAAAGAGCGCTGCCTCCGACTGTGACGATATAGGAGTGTTGGTGTTTGACGAGGTGGATGCAGGAATTGGCGGTGAGACGGCTGATGCGGTTGGTGAAAAACTCAAGAAACTGTCAGCTAAACATCAGGTTTTCTGCATAACCCACCTTCCTCAGATAGCCTCAAAGGCAGACAACCACGCTAAAATCATTAAAGACGATGCCGGCACAGCCGTAAACATAGAGGTGCAACAGCTTACCGGGGAGGCTCGTGTCAACGAACTGGCAAGGATGCTAAGCGGCGCTATTACGGATATTTCCCTCGAACACGCAAGAGAGCTGCTTGCTAAAAACCTCCAGCCGTTGAATTCTCTGAGACAAACTGCGACATGA
- a CDS encoding 4Fe-4S binding protein, whose amino-acid sequence MKGKIEINSELCKGCELCITVCPKKILKLCDELNTSGYYTICVTDMERCTGCALCAQICPELTIEVWADK is encoded by the coding sequence ATGAAAGGTAAAATTGAAATAAACTCCGAACTCTGTAAGGGGTGCGAACTTTGTATAACTGTCTGTCCAAAAAAAATACTAAAGCTTTGTGATGAGTTAAACACCTCAGGTTACTATACAATTTGTGTAACGGATATGGAGAGGTGTACAGGGTGTGCGCTTTGTGCTCAAATCTGTCCGGAGCTAACCATTGAGGTATGGGCTGATAAGTAA
- a CDS encoding ABC transporter permease: MLGQIIFKPVGGWFLRYLRDLGGSGVFLLNSLYYSFTPPYKWKLIIRQIWFIGYMSLGVILMTGAFTGMVLAIQLFYVLRKFGAESLLGPGVALSLVRELGPVFTALMVTGRGGSALTAEIGIMKISEQIDSLYIMALNPYKYIITPNFIAALICFPLLTAIFDVTGIYGGYLVGVKLLGLSSGVYFEEMKGFVERADLLIGLYKSLSFALIISWVCCYKGFFLGKGSSGFGARAVSKATTDAVVMSSVVVLIWDYVLGSYFI; encoded by the coding sequence ATGCTTGGCCAGATTATTTTTAAACCCGTAGGAGGGTGGTTCTTAAGGTATTTGAGAGATCTGGGAGGCTCCGGGGTTTTTCTGCTTAACTCTCTTTACTACTCTTTCACACCCCCATATAAGTGGAAACTGATTATTCGCCAGATATGGTTTATCGGATATATGTCACTTGGCGTCATTCTTATGACAGGTGCTTTTACAGGCATGGTGCTGGCAATTCAGTTGTTTTATGTGTTAAGAAAGTTTGGAGCTGAGTCTTTACTTGGCCCGGGTGTTGCCCTCAGTCTGGTAAGAGAGCTGGGGCCTGTCTTTACCGCCCTAATGGTAACCGGCCGCGGCGGCTCAGCGCTTACTGCAGAAATTGGAATTATGAAAATCTCCGAGCAAATTGACTCCCTCTACATCATGGCGTTAAACCCGTATAAGTATATAATAACACCCAATTTTATAGCAGCCCTGATATGTTTTCCCCTTTTGACTGCGATATTTGATGTTACAGGCATTTACGGAGGGTATCTGGTCGGGGTAAAGCTGCTGGGTTTAAGCAGCGGGGTTTACTTTGAGGAGATGAAGGGTTTTGTGGAAAGGGCTGATTTACTAATTGGACTTTATAAATCGTTGAGTTTTGCCCTGATAATTTCGTGGGTATGCTGTTATAAGGGTTTTTTTCTTGGTAAAGGTTCATCTGGTTTTGGGGCGCGTGCCGTTAGTAAGGCAACAACAGACGCTGTTGTAATGTCATCGGTGGTTGTTCTTATTTGGGATTACGTTCTTGGGTCTTATTTCATTTAA
- a CDS encoding ATP-binding cassette domain-containing protein: protein MEKKPFIKISRLRKTLDGVEILRGIDLAIHKGEIMAVIGASGAGKSVSLKCITGLFQPDSGAVFIGGRDITGMGMRELNKVRSGFGVLFQSGALFDSLNVYHNVAFPLKEKTRLKDTEIAKRVTKALSDVHLKDVEEKYPAELSGGMKKRVALARAIISNPDIIFFDEPTTGLDPVLKQSIHELIIENHQRHGFTGLIISHEIPDIFDVADRVAMLCDGKIIFCGTPDEIVRSQIPEVKSFVHIRDCGKYSWDTPWNGRVGAEGGVKRELDKEG, encoded by the coding sequence ATGGAAAAAAAACCTTTTATAAAAATAAGCCGGTTAAGAAAAACCCTTGACGGTGTTGAGATTCTAAGAGGTATTGATTTAGCCATCCATAAGGGCGAGATAATGGCAGTCATAGGCGCATCGGGGGCCGGGAAGAGTGTTTCGCTTAAGTGCATAACCGGACTGTTTCAACCGGATTCCGGCGCTGTTTTCATAGGGGGCAGGGATATTACCGGCATGGGCATGAGAGAGCTTAACAAGGTACGCTCTGGTTTTGGGGTGCTGTTTCAAAGCGGCGCTCTCTTTGACTCTCTGAATGTCTATCATAACGTAGCCTTCCCGCTTAAAGAAAAAACCCGCCTCAAAGACACTGAGATTGCAAAGCGTGTTACGAAAGCGTTAAGCGACGTACATTTAAAGGACGTTGAGGAAAAATATCCGGCAGAGTTAAGCGGAGGGATGAAAAAGCGTGTGGCTTTAGCCCGGGCAATAATATCAAACCCTGATATAATTTTTTTCGATGAACCGACCACCGGACTGGATCCGGTGCTTAAGCAATCTATCCATGAACTCATAATTGAAAATCATCAGAGGCATGGTTTTACAGGACTTATTATAAGCCATGAGATTCCGGATATATTCGATGTTGCTGACAGAGTGGCAATGCTCTGCGACGGGAAAATTATTTTTTGCGGCACACCGGATGAAATCGTAAGAAGCCAAATTCCTGAGGTGAAAAGTTTTGTACATATCCGTGATTGTGGGAAATACAGTTGGGATACGCCATGGAACGGCAGAGTGGGTGCAGAAGGCGGCGTAAAGAGAGAATTGGATAAGGAGGGTTAA